The following are from one region of the Gadus chalcogrammus isolate NIFS_2021 chromosome 19, NIFS_Gcha_1.0, whole genome shotgun sequence genome:
- the LOC130372642 gene encoding transmembrane protein 168-A-like, which produces MVETFGCDYSTGGVTLESVQTKLRGFLDLRTADGPRHDTYLVFYSGHTQKGTGAWLLAGGECLQLAHLLELWREKIGGHSSRLILILDTEHSAPWVKEVRRLEDVYVAVQGATLTQSRSTDEEGGGGGPRLGDFTAEWVEFNCNPDSATQWSQKGRAVAAAYGVARRWGDYALHLPTGSDVAKHWTTHFPKATYPMVHLSNWCCGLNLFWLCGVCLRCFRRVKLGWFPPAVLDTGQGIKLVHS; this is translated from the exons ATGGTGGAGACGTTCGGCTGCGACTACTCCACCGGCGGCGTCACCCTGGAGTCGGTGCAGACCAAGCTCCGGGGCTTCCTGGACCTGCGCACGGCCGACGGGCCGCGCCACGACACCTACCTGGTGTTCTACAGCGGACACACCCAGAAGGGCACCGGCGCCTGGCTGCTCGCCG ggggTGAGTGCCTCCAGCTGGCCCATCTGCTGGAGCTGTGGCGGGAGAAGATCGGCGGTCACAGCTCGCGGCTCATCCTCATCCTGGACACGGAGCACTCCGCCccctgggtgaaggaggtgcGGCGGCTCGAGGACGTCTACGTGGCCGTGCAGGGCGCCACGCTCACCCAGTCCCGCTCGACTGACgaggagggcggcggcggcgggccgcGCCTCGGCGACTTCACCGCCGAGTGGGTGGAGTTCAACTGCAACCCCGACAGCGCCACCCAGTGGTCGCAGAAGGGgcgggcggtggcggcggcctaCGGCGTGGCGCGGCGCTGGGGCGACTACGCGCTGCACCTGCCCACCGGCAGCGACGTGGCCAAGCACTGGACCACGCACTTCCCCAAGGCCACGTATCCCATGGTGCACCTGTCCAACTGGTGCTGCGGCCTCAACCTGTTCTGGCTCTGCGGCGTCTGCCTGCGCTGCTTCCGCCGCGTGAAGCTGGGCTGGTTCCCGCCCGCCGTGTTGGACACCGGGCAGGGGATCAAACTCGTGCACTCGTAG